A stretch of the Bacillus anthracis str. Vollum genome encodes the following:
- a CDS encoding GNAT family N-acetyltransferase has translation MTIKVRAVEIQDARAIHRICIQDDVLPYMVFLPSMRVDAMENRIRNLASNQFEFVAEYDGEVVGFVGLTQSPGRRSHSGDLFIGVDSEYHNKGIGKALFTKMLDLADNWLMLERVELGVLETNPKAKTLYEKFGFVEEGVKVGNLKAHGKFINEIMMSRFRPDGLIVHNG, from the coding sequence ATGACGATCAAAGTAAGAGCAGTAGAAATACAAGATGCCAGAGCGATTCACCGTATATGCATACAAGATGACGTTTTACCTTATATGGTTTTCTTACCTAGCATGCGTGTAGATGCGATGGAAAATAGAATTCGAAATTTAGCGTCAAATCAATTTGAATTTGTTGCAGAGTATGATGGGGAAGTTGTTGGATTTGTTGGGTTAACCCAAAGTCCAGGACGTAGATCTCATTCGGGTGATTTGTTTATCGGGGTAGATAGTGAATATCATAATAAAGGCATTGGAAAAGCTCTTTTTACAAAAATGCTTGATTTGGCTGATAATTGGTTAATGTTAGAGCGAGTGGAACTTGGTGTTTTAGAAACGAATCCGAAAGCGAAAACTCTATATGAAAAATTCGGATTTGTAGAAGAGGGGGTAAAAGTAGGAAATTTGAAAGCTCACGGAAAGTTTATAAATGAAATTATGATGAGTCGTTTTAGACCTGATGGTTTAATTGTACATAATGGATAG
- a CDS encoding DMT family transporter → MKSPILSYCILFFGVFALSTSAIFVKLADAPAAIIAFYRLFFAVLILLPLLLFNQNNRSELKTITRRQWGFGFISGLFLAAHYVLWFESLQYTSVASSTVIVTLQPLFSMIGGYFLFKERFTRGAVIGCLIAISGSIVIGWQDFKISGEALYGDILAFIAAGIITAYFFISQYVRKDLSLIPYSIISYGSSACFLGVFAYMQNESFIHYSTQTWLYFFGLAFIATILGQTIFNWLLKWMSATVISMSILGETIGTCILAYFILNETISLQQGLGITVIFIGLALFLMQPKLPNN, encoded by the coding sequence TTGAAATCACCTATTCTTTCATATTGCATCTTATTTTTCGGTGTATTCGCCTTATCAACTTCAGCGATTTTTGTAAAATTAGCCGATGCACCTGCGGCTATCATTGCTTTTTATCGATTATTTTTCGCTGTATTAATTCTGTTACCATTATTACTTTTTAATCAAAACAATCGAAGCGAACTAAAAACAATAACAAGAAGACAATGGGGATTCGGATTCATTTCTGGTCTATTTTTAGCTGCACATTATGTACTATGGTTTGAATCGTTACAATATACTTCTGTAGCAAGTTCTACAGTTATCGTAACGTTACAACCTTTATTCTCAATGATTGGTGGTTATTTTTTATTCAAGGAAAGGTTTACGAGAGGCGCGGTTATCGGTTGTCTCATCGCTATTTCAGGAAGTATCGTCATTGGATGGCAAGACTTCAAAATTAGTGGAGAAGCCTTATACGGAGATATTTTAGCATTTATTGCGGCAGGAATTATTACCGCATACTTTTTCATTAGCCAATATGTTCGTAAAGATTTATCACTTATACCGTATTCGATAATTAGTTATGGAAGTAGCGCCTGTTTTCTTGGTGTATTTGCTTACATGCAAAACGAATCTTTCATCCACTACTCTACGCAAACTTGGCTCTACTTTTTTGGCTTAGCGTTTATTGCAACGATTTTAGGTCAAACAATATTCAATTGGTTATTAAAGTGGATGAGCGCTACTGTTATCTCTATGAGCATTTTAGGAGAAACGATTGGAACTTGTATACTAGCGTACTTTATATTAAATGAGACTATTTCTTTACAACAAGGACTAGGCATTACAGTTATTTTTATTGGTTTAGCATTATTTTTAATGCAACCCAAACTGCCTAACAACTAA
- a CDS encoding helix-turn-helix domain-containing protein, protein MIHDRLGQTVLSYRKKNKMTIREFADYAGISTSLISQIERGHANPSLSVLELIAKALNVPLFTLFINEIDTDSLISKKKDRKKVYRENSDHIVYDVLTPDFMKARIEMLMMDLNKQANTTENHYSHEDKEEIAVVMKGEVYVELEGKEYFLEEGDVVRIPPNVKHRFLNKSDESNHILFVLTPSLG, encoded by the coding sequence ATGATACATGATAGGCTTGGACAAACTGTATTAAGTTATCGTAAGAAAAATAAGATGACAATTCGCGAATTTGCGGATTATGCAGGAATTAGTACTTCATTAATTAGTCAAATTGAAAGAGGACATGCGAATCCCTCGTTAAGTGTATTGGAATTAATAGCGAAAGCGTTAAATGTACCGCTATTTACACTGTTTATTAATGAGATTGATACAGATTCACTCATTTCTAAGAAGAAAGATAGAAAGAAAGTATATCGAGAAAATAGCGATCATATCGTATACGATGTATTAACACCTGATTTTATGAAAGCGCGTATTGAAATGTTAATGATGGACCTAAATAAACAAGCAAATACAACGGAAAATCACTATTCACATGAAGATAAAGAAGAAATTGCTGTTGTTATGAAAGGGGAAGTTTATGTCGAATTAGAAGGCAAAGAGTATTTCTTAGAAGAAGGAGATGTTGTACGTATCCCACCAAATGTGAAACATCGTTTTTTGAATAAAAGTGATGAATCCAATCATATTTTATTTGTATTGACGCCATCTTTAGGATGA
- a CDS encoding aspartyl-phosphate phosphatase Spo0E family protein has protein sequence MELVKLEKVIEIKKEELLYLVSDYGIQHEKVLALSQEIDKLINYFMFLK, from the coding sequence ATGGAATTAGTGAAATTGGAAAAAGTAATTGAAATAAAGAAAGAAGAACTTTTATATTTAGTATCGGATTACGGAATTCAACATGAAAAAGTATTGGCATTAAGTCAAGAAATAGATAAACTGATTAATTACTTTATGTTTTTAAAATAG
- a CDS encoding alpha/beta fold hydrolase yields the protein MILHTYISGEGEPIVLLHSGGMTGLVEYEEQAAFFREQNYQVIRPDLRGHGRSGGTLENYFLRSVKDLYDTLVHLQIDRCHIAGVSLGGLIALLFTKKYPEKVRTLTFSGIFPVKRDNWEESLEYEAKCHEQLMENEEVVTYMNQIHEKSDWKALLESWQVKDWYPFDETGDVANLQIPTLCIAGGDSEDEVVAATTFKQLNANIHIAVIPFAGHLVHNDQPEIYSDILSNFLQNAQVASRI from the coding sequence ATGATATTACATACGTACATTTCAGGAGAAGGGGAACCAATCGTACTTTTACATTCTGGTGGTATGACAGGTTTAGTAGAATATGAAGAGCAGGCAGCATTTTTTCGAGAACAAAATTATCAAGTTATTCGTCCTGATTTAAGAGGGCATGGAAGATCAGGAGGGACATTGGAGAATTATTTTCTACGTTCTGTTAAGGATTTATATGATACGTTAGTGCATTTGCAAATTGATAGATGCCATATAGCGGGTGTTTCACTAGGGGGATTAATCGCTTTATTATTTACAAAAAAGTATCCAGAGAAAGTGAGAACATTAACTTTTTCAGGGATCTTTCCGGTTAAGAGGGATAATTGGGAAGAGTCTCTGGAGTATGAAGCGAAGTGTCACGAGCAATTAATGGAAAATGAAGAAGTTGTAACTTATATGAATCAAATTCATGAAAAAAGTGATTGGAAAGCATTGCTTGAATCGTGGCAAGTTAAAGATTGGTACCCTTTCGATGAAACTGGTGATGTAGCGAATCTTCAAATACCTACACTTTGTATTGCTGGGGGAGATTCAGAAGATGAAGTTGTAGCTGCTACAACGTTCAAACAATTAAATGCCAATATACATATCGCCGTTATTCCGTTTGCTGGTCATTTAGTGCATAATGATCAACCGGAAATTTATTCGGATATATTGTCTAATTTCTTACAGAATGCGCAAGTTGCTAGTCGAATATAA
- a CDS encoding protoporphyrinogen oxidase, whose product MKTVVVIGGGITGLSTMFYLEKFKKDNNIDLNLILVEKEEYLGGKIHSVEEKDFIMESGADSIVARNEHVMPLVKDLNLEGEMVYNETGISYIYSDNTLHPIPSDTIFGIPMSVESLFSSTLVSTKGKIVALKDFITKNKEFTKDTSLSLFLESFLGKELVERQIAPVLSGVYSGKLNELTMASTLPYLLDYKNKYGSIIKGFEENKKQFQSAGNKKFVSFKGGLSTIIDRLEEMLTETVVKKGAVTTAVSKQGDRYEISFANHDSIHADYVVLAAPHDIAETLLQSNELNEQFHTFKNSSLVSIYLGFDILDEQLPADGTGFIVTENSDLHCDACTWTSRKWKHTSGKQKLLVRMFYKSTNPVYETIKNYSEEELVRVALYDIEKSLGIKGEPEVVEVTNWKDLMPKYHLEHNQALQTLQEKMMNLYPNIYLAGASYYGVGIGACIGNGKNIANEIIATLNEPSN is encoded by the coding sequence ATGAAAACGGTTGTTGTTATCGGTGGAGGTATAACGGGACTTTCTACTATGTTTTATTTAGAAAAATTCAAAAAGGATAATAATATCGATTTAAATTTAATCCTTGTAGAAAAAGAAGAGTACTTAGGTGGTAAAATCCATAGTGTAGAAGAAAAGGATTTTATTATGGAATCAGGAGCGGATTCTATTGTTGCACGTAATGAACATGTTATGCCACTTGTAAAAGATTTAAATTTAGAAGGAGAAATGGTATATAACGAGACGGGTATTTCTTACATATATTCTGATAATACTTTACATCCAATTCCGTCTGACACTATATTTGGGATACCGATGAGTGTCGAGTCGTTGTTTAGCAGTACGCTAGTATCAACGAAGGGGAAAATTGTTGCTTTAAAAGATTTTATAACGAAAAATAAAGAGTTTACAAAAGATACATCCCTTTCCCTATTTTTAGAAAGCTTTTTAGGGAAAGAATTAGTAGAAAGACAAATTGCGCCAGTGCTTTCAGGTGTATATTCTGGTAAATTGAACGAGCTTACAATGGCATCTACATTACCATATTTACTGGACTATAAAAATAAATATGGAAGTATTATTAAAGGTTTTGAAGAGAATAAAAAACAGTTTCAATCAGCAGGAAACAAAAAGTTCGTATCATTTAAAGGTGGATTATCTACGATTATTGATCGTTTAGAAGAAATGCTGACTGAGACGGTTGTTAAGAAAGGTGCTGTAACGACAGCTGTAAGCAAACAAGGTGATCGCTATGAAATCTCTTTTGCAAATCACGATTCAATCCACGCTGATTATGTTGTTTTAGCAGCTCCGCATGATATCGCAGAAACTTTATTACAGTCTAATGAGTTAAACGAACAGTTTCATACATTTAAAAACTCATCTCTTGTAAGTATTTACTTAGGATTTGACATACTAGATGAACAATTACCGGCGGACGGTACAGGATTTATCGTAACGGAAAACAGTGATTTACATTGTGATGCTTGTACATGGACAAGCCGGAAGTGGAAACATACATCTGGAAAACAAAAACTATTAGTGAGAATGTTTTATAAGAGTACTAATCCAGTATATGAAACGATTAAAAATTATAGTGAAGAAGAATTAGTACGGGTTGCTTTATATGATATTGAAAAGAGTCTCGGAATTAAAGGTGAACCAGAAGTAGTTGAAGTGACAAATTGGAAAGATTTAATGCCGAAATATCATTTAGAACATAATCAAGCGCTTCAAACATTACAAGAAAAAATGATGAATCTTTACCCTAATATATACTTAGCTGGCGCTTCCTATTATGGTGTTGGTATTGGTGCGTGTATTGGAAATGGAAAGAACATTGCAAATGAAATCATTGCAACATTAAATGAACCATCAAATTAA
- a CDS encoding GNAT family N-acetyltransferase gives MAFPILETERLRLVEIEQSYCQKIYEIFSLDEVTCYYGMNSFTEFGQASRMIESFSKNYFEKKAIRWGIVLKETNTLIGTIGLNNLQLWSKRSEIGYDLHPRYWGNGYASEAAREIIHYGFQDLGLFRIGAITYPENVTSCKMLCKIGFHKEGLLRGYIHQGNKQHDALLYSIVRTDIEDINL, from the coding sequence ATGGCATTTCCTATATTAGAAACAGAACGTTTACGTTTAGTTGAAATAGAACAATCTTATTGTCAAAAAATATATGAAATTTTTTCATTGGATGAGGTAACATGTTATTACGGCATGAATTCTTTTACGGAGTTTGGACAAGCTTCACGTATGATTGAATCTTTTTCAAAGAATTACTTTGAGAAAAAGGCGATACGATGGGGGATTGTATTAAAAGAAACGAATACTTTAATAGGTACAATTGGGCTAAATAATTTACAACTTTGGAGTAAACGATCTGAAATTGGATATGACTTACATCCTCGTTATTGGGGAAATGGTTATGCATCAGAAGCAGCCAGGGAAATTATTCATTACGGATTTCAAGATTTAGGCTTATTTAGAATTGGTGCTATTACATACCCTGAAAATGTTACTTCTTGTAAAATGTTATGTAAAATAGGCTTTCATAAGGAAGGATTATTACGTGGATATATTCATCAAGGAAATAAGCAACATGATGCATTATTGTATTCTATAGTTCGAACGGATATTGAAGATATAAATTTATAA
- a CDS encoding cold-shock protein: MYRNRKNDVAEVPPEQTPVWECEAEDCLGWMRKNFSFEEEPKCPLCKSSMKSGERLLPKLG; this comes from the coding sequence ATGTATCGCAATCGAAAGAACGATGTAGCAGAAGTACCACCAGAACAAACCCCTGTTTGGGAATGTGAAGCAGAGGATTGTTTAGGATGGATGAGAAAGAACTTTTCATTTGAAGAAGAGCCTAAATGCCCTTTATGTAAAAGTAGCATGAAAAGCGGAGAACGTTTATTACCTAAATTAGGTTAA
- the cspD gene encoding cold-shock protein CspD: MTLTGKVKWFNSEKGFGFIEVEGGNDVFVHFSAITGDGFKSLDEGQEVSFEVEDGNRGPQAKNVVKL, from the coding sequence ATGACATTAACAGGTAAAGTAAAATGGTTTAACAGCGAAAAAGGTTTCGGTTTCATCGAAGTTGAAGGCGGTAACGACGTATTCGTTCACTTCTCAGCTATCACTGGCGACGGTTTCAAATCTCTTGACGAAGGTCAAGAAGTTAGCTTCGAAGTTGAAGACGGTAACCGTGGACCTCAAGCTAAAAACGTTGTAAAGCTATAA
- a CDS encoding CPBP family intramembrane glutamic endopeptidase, whose product MQSTQFKIVEAAKEGRRKVHPVFAVILAIVFLTLGELFMLFMLFLPKAETLLMKAIYSNIEMILTFGGAIFFVFLWIIFVEKRSISSIGFWTNQWIRKYLRGALIGFIFISIPVMLLLLTGNVQLQMQQITPTAILGIVGSLVAFLIQGATEEIVVRGWLFPVLSVRSRIWVGIVVTSFLFGFLHLLNPGITIISISNIILVGVFAAFYVLKDSSLWGICAWHSIWNWAQYNVFGFAVSGMEMYSTPIFRPVANGSELFHGGSFGIEGSIITTIMLSIASIVLWRQLWGRKVKQRNLS is encoded by the coding sequence TTGCAGTCTACTCAATTTAAAATAGTGGAAGCAGCCAAAGAAGGAAGAAGAAAAGTTCATCCAGTATTCGCTGTTATACTTGCAATTGTATTTTTAACTTTAGGTGAATTGTTTATGTTATTTATGTTGTTTTTACCGAAAGCAGAGACACTTTTAATGAAGGCAATTTATAGTAATATTGAGATGATATTAACGTTTGGTGGAGCTATATTTTTTGTTTTTTTATGGATTATATTTGTGGAGAAAAGATCAATTTCATCCATTGGATTTTGGACAAATCAGTGGATAAGAAAGTATTTGAGAGGTGCATTAATAGGTTTTATTTTTATTTCAATACCAGTCATGTTACTTTTATTAACTGGAAATGTACAACTACAAATGCAACAAATTACACCAACCGCTATACTTGGAATTGTGGGTTCTTTAGTTGCTTTTTTAATACAAGGTGCAACAGAAGAAATTGTTGTTCGAGGTTGGTTATTTCCGGTTCTTTCTGTTAGAAGCCGTATATGGGTCGGTATTGTTGTAACTTCTTTTTTATTTGGTTTTCTTCATTTACTAAATCCAGGTATTACAATCATTTCAATATCGAATATAATATTAGTTGGTGTGTTTGCAGCTTTTTACGTTTTGAAAGACAGTAGTCTTTGGGGTATATGTGCGTGGCATTCCATTTGGAATTGGGCACAATATAACGTATTCGGTTTTGCGGTTAGTGGAATGGAGATGTATTCTACACCAATTTTTAGACCTGTAGCAAACGGATCGGAGCTCTTTCATGGAGGTTCATTCGGAATTGAGGGGAGCATCATTACAACAATAATGCTTTCTATCGCTTCAATTGTTTTATGGAGACAGTTATGGGGGAGAAAAGTGAAACAACGAAATCTAAGTTAA
- a CDS encoding AAA family ATPase → MGEKSETTKSKLMKVGETMGIIAFEGASAVGKSTTCRELEKNYGAYIIPEVNFLFERPKNEHRTWYFEKQVERWKIAVQKSEQYEIVILDGDIYQPFSYNWCFHFEIFDQPLSLIENFYKEKLIHREIGFPDQYFYLYTNDEELRERKESDETRRRRNFEKHLHISKPLQRYYENLNTVTDGYCKLIEAKSVKSNELEIVKSLNSLHVCKDRRFDVSRLDTITKWLKENRA, encoded by the coding sequence ATGGGGGAGAAAAGTGAAACAACGAAATCTAAGTTAATGAAAGTGGGAGAAACTATGGGGATTATAGCGTTCGAGGGAGCAAGTGCTGTTGGTAAGAGCACAACGTGTCGTGAGTTAGAAAAGAATTACGGTGCTTATATTATACCAGAAGTGAATTTTTTATTTGAAAGACCAAAAAATGAACATAGAACATGGTATTTTGAAAAACAAGTAGAGCGCTGGAAAATAGCAGTGCAGAAGTCAGAGCAATATGAAATAGTAATACTTGATGGCGACATTTATCAACCATTTAGTTATAATTGGTGTTTCCATTTTGAAATATTTGATCAGCCATTATCTTTAATAGAAAACTTTTATAAAGAAAAGCTGATACATAGGGAAATTGGTTTTCCTGATCAATATTTTTATTTATATACGAATGATGAAGAACTTAGAGAACGGAAAGAATCTGATGAGACGAGAAGAAGAAGAAACTTTGAAAAGCATTTACATATATCAAAACCACTTCAGCGTTATTATGAAAATTTAAATACCGTTACAGACGGGTACTGTAAATTAATTGAGGCAAAAAGTGTAAAGTCGAATGAATTAGAAATTGTGAAAAGTTTAAACAGTTTACATGTGTGTAAAGACAGACGTTTTGATGTTTCGAGATTAGATACGATTACGAAGTGGTTAAAAGAAAATCGCGCATAA
- a CDS encoding arginase family protein has protein sequence MSLLHNGLTFLNFDDTYLLQNKLHSYSHEDIDFTHLEHSNLYCENSSLMHIKRALNRRKKKGVTFIGSGNYHYVSYLLLEEIDKPFTLILFDHHTDMNLKEANEQTLISCGSWVSFSLRNNGNLKKVIIIGPSSLTIHSNDCSYVEVFPIDISHEVSIHTILSHIHTETIYVSIDKDVLDPKVTITNWDQGHMKLSILLQFIHSLITNKSIYGIDICGELPVYPSQLFLPKYKNAIQKNEQANLQILKTIYKTNLHIQYA, from the coding sequence ATGAGTTTATTGCATAACGGTTTAACATTTTTAAACTTTGATGATACGTATTTATTACAAAATAAACTACATTCTTATTCACATGAAGATATTGATTTTACTCATTTAGAACACTCCAATCTATATTGCGAAAATTCCTCTTTAATGCATATAAAAAGGGCATTAAATCGTAGAAAGAAAAAGGGAGTTACTTTTATAGGTTCTGGAAATTATCATTATGTATCTTATTTATTACTAGAAGAAATAGACAAACCTTTTACCCTTATACTATTTGATCATCATACTGATATGAACTTAAAGGAAGCAAATGAACAGACTCTTATTTCCTGCGGATCTTGGGTATCATTTTCTCTTCGAAATAATGGTAATTTAAAGAAAGTAATTATTATCGGACCTTCTTCTCTAACCATTCATTCTAATGATTGTTCATACGTAGAAGTTTTTCCAATTGATATCTCACATGAAGTATCGATACATACAATACTTTCACATATTCATACAGAAACAATATATGTAAGCATTGATAAGGATGTTTTAGATCCAAAAGTCACTATTACAAATTGGGATCAAGGGCATATGAAGCTATCTATACTTTTACAATTTATTCATTCTCTTATTACGAATAAATCTATCTATGGTATTGATATTTGCGGTGAACTCCCAGTTTATCCTTCTCAACTCTTCTTACCTAAATATAAAAATGCTATTCAGAAAAATGAACAAGCAAACTTACAAATTTTAAAAACAATTTATAAAACGAACTTACATATTCAATACGCATAA
- a CDS encoding Cof-type HAD-IIB family hydrolase: MKKIIISDLDGTLLRSDKTISEKSINILRECKNNGDELIFATARPPRAIKQYIPNVLKSEIIICYNGALVLKGNNILYEMKISKNDILEIIEIANKYNLHEICLEIGDKLYSNFDVTDYFGNIPCEIIDVRDLDFEKASKAIICTNGPIKQKFIKELPDECRGVITDDGTLCQIMHAEVSKWNSIQYVLQHLNRDVSEVIAFGDDYNDMEMIEKCGIGVAMSNAVEELKAVAKFIAKSNDEDGVATFLESKSYVYVD; this comes from the coding sequence ATGAAAAAGATTATTATTTCAGACCTTGATGGGACTTTATTAAGAAGTGATAAAACAATTTCAGAGAAATCTATTAATATTCTAAGGGAATGTAAAAATAATGGAGACGAATTGATTTTTGCTACAGCAAGGCCGCCAAGAGCTATAAAACAATATATTCCCAACGTGTTAAAGAGCGAGATTATTATTTGTTATAACGGAGCTCTAGTTCTTAAAGGTAATAATATTTTATACGAAATGAAGATTTCTAAAAATGACATTTTAGAAATCATAGAAATAGCAAACAAGTATAATCTTCATGAGATTTGTCTTGAAATAGGTGATAAGTTGTATTCAAATTTTGATGTTACTGATTATTTTGGTAATATACCATGTGAAATTATAGATGTAAGAGATTTAGACTTTGAAAAAGCTTCTAAAGCAATTATTTGTACTAATGGCCCAATAAAACAGAAATTTATTAAAGAATTGCCTGATGAATGCAGGGGAGTCATTACAGATGATGGCACATTGTGTCAAATTATGCATGCAGAAGTTTCAAAATGGAATAGTATTCAATATGTTCTACAGCACTTAAATCGAGACGTATCTGAAGTTATTGCCTTTGGAGATGACTACAATGATATGGAAATGATAGAGAAGTGTGGGATTGGTGTAGCAATGAGCAACGCTGTTGAGGAATTAAAGGCAGTCGCTAAATTTATTGCTAAAAGTAACGATGAGGATGGAGTTGCTACATTTCTAGAAAGTAAAAGTTATGTTTATGTTGACTAG
- a CDS encoding PRK06770 family protein: protein MKTFFKIIGIIAGMAVIGVGVTYGMLYYLNNSKPAAKKASPAAPAAEVLADSNVKAEDAKLLENGNHSLPNSGFNKNFKWTDENIQTALHEMAHQKTKADQKWGYIFITQERIESLLDIVKSNELVQGKTYADILERWKQGKYEKMDADHNKIWKLQSGNLGEGKGVMSELEQKELINQVFMQKGTYSGSQLIAGGGQTNK, encoded by the coding sequence ATGAAAACATTCTTTAAAATAATTGGAATTATAGCTGGTATGGCGGTAATCGGAGTAGGTGTAACATATGGCATGCTGTATTATTTGAATAATAGTAAACCAGCTGCTAAAAAGGCATCACCAGCTGCTCCGGCAGCAGAAGTACTAGCTGATAGTAATGTAAAAGCTGAAGATGCAAAGCTTTTAGAAAATGGCAATCATTCACTACCAAATAGCGGTTTTAATAAAAATTTCAAGTGGACAGATGAGAACATACAGACAGCGTTGCATGAAATGGCACATCAAAAAACAAAGGCTGATCAAAAGTGGGGTTATATTTTTATCACGCAAGAACGAATTGAAAGTTTACTTGATATTGTAAAGAGTAATGAGCTAGTACAAGGAAAAACATATGCAGATATTTTAGAAAGATGGAAACAAGGGAAATATGAAAAAATGGACGCGGATCACAACAAGATTTGGAAATTACAAAGTGGAAATTTAGGCGAAGGAAAAGGGGTAATGTCAGAACTGGAACAAAAAGAGTTAATTAATCAAGTGTTTATGCAAAAAGGTACATATTCGGGTAGTCAATTAATTGCAGGTGGGGGACAGACTAATAAATAA
- a CDS encoding DUF4183 domain-containing protein has translation MPIVKPFIAGRRFVSTAATGTAAGADLTFANTDFTDDTGAVTTFPASYAFLTLYINGVIQTGDTITGVTTTAATIVGGAVLDGGTPIAIEFTIT, from the coding sequence ATGCCTATCGTTAAGCCTTTTATAGCTGGAAGACGATTTGTAAGTACAGCTGCTACAGGGACTGCTGCTGGAGCAGATTTAACTTTTGCTAACACAGACTTCACTGATGACACTGGTGCTGTAACAACATTCCCTGCTTCTTATGCTTTTTTAACGCTTTATATTAATGGCGTTATTCAAACAGGTGATACTATTACTGGTGTGACTACTACAGCTGCTACTATTGTAGGAGGAGCTGTCCTAGATGGAGGAACTCCTATCGCAATCGAATTTACAATAACGTAA
- a CDS encoding DUF3956 domain-containing protein, translating to MDSCVVFVNGQPFLVLSIAGIEIARLEISLQVALALRVLGIPICD from the coding sequence ATGGATAGTTGCGTTGTGTTTGTAAACGGACAACCTTTTTTAGTTCTTTCAATAGCTGGTATCGAAATTGCTAGATTAGAGATTTCTCTTCAAGTAGCATTAGCTTTAAGAGTGCTTGGAATACCAATCTGTGATTAA
- a CDS encoding LysR family transcriptional regulator — MEMRHVKTFCAIVKYGSFSKAAHALGYAQSTVTAHMKALENDLHIPLFDRLGKKVLLTKAGHQFHPYALELLAIYEKAQEIPQNTDQLEGTLSITSNESLAVYRLPQLLRTYKQKNPKVNIVLETNTNEQALQKLHEGETDVVFIIGESIEHNDFITCTFSNETFGWILPPHYSTQSNPFCLLKETQFIFTEQSCGYRPMVDRFLRQSGNIPAKTFETSNVEVIKQSVMCELGISILPYIVVQENCQKEQIRFHPIETPSVIQSHVIYHKSRWISPVVQSFLSQLKVMKV, encoded by the coding sequence ATGGAAATGAGACATGTTAAAACATTTTGTGCGATTGTTAAGTATGGTAGTTTTTCTAAAGCTGCTCATGCATTAGGTTATGCGCAATCTACAGTTACAGCGCATATGAAAGCATTAGAGAACGATTTACATATTCCTCTTTTCGATCGGTTAGGAAAAAAAGTACTTCTTACAAAAGCAGGTCATCAATTTCATCCTTATGCTTTAGAATTACTTGCAATTTATGAAAAGGCGCAAGAAATCCCTCAAAATACCGATCAATTAGAAGGTACATTGAGTATTACATCAAACGAATCATTAGCAGTATATCGTTTACCACAACTATTACGTACTTACAAACAGAAAAATCCGAAAGTAAATATCGTACTTGAAACAAACACAAATGAACAAGCATTACAAAAATTACATGAAGGAGAAACAGACGTTGTCTTCATAATTGGAGAAAGTATAGAACATAATGATTTTATTACATGTACTTTTAGTAATGAAACATTTGGATGGATTTTACCACCCCATTATTCTACACAGTCTAATCCGTTTTGTTTATTAAAGGAAACTCAGTTTATTTTTACTGAACAAAGCTGCGGTTATAGACCAATGGTAGATCGTTTTTTACGTCAAAGCGGGAATATTCCAGCTAAAACATTTGAAACTTCCAACGTTGAAGTTATTAAACAATCTGTTATGTGTGAGTTAGGAATTTCAATTCTTCCTTACATCGTTGTACAAGAAAATTGTCAAAAGGAACAAATACGATTTCACCCTATCGAAACTCCTTCTGTTATTCAAAGTCATGTAATCTATCATAAATCTAGATGGATCTCCCCTGTAGTACAGTCGTTTCTTTCACAATTAAAGGTAATGAAAGTATAA